A section of the Ignavibacteriales bacterium genome encodes:
- a CDS encoding cytochrome c, which produces MKVKILRPIFLVCSLLFLFSAVIYTGCNNSTDKKSSGDTTSENNDNSQTSGLSAQGKEIFYKASTETGLMCADCHSDGSNTSNTLTKYFSPVNGVPKRTSTYHGMITREEVKKTAGGSTICWERYLGYKDELTPDQINALNAYFEEIATPNDPTEEVYETIALPDRDKDKFKLQRDEIVKLKGDAEHGQTLFKDACSHCHSKDSPVKDVPHLNEYEGDVRGIAFNVRLGHDVMPFFKEGQITNQDIADISEFIMTKVVQPQK; this is translated from the coding sequence ATGAAGGTAAAAATCCTAAGACCCATTTTTCTAGTATGTTCTTTGTTGTTTTTATTTTCAGCAGTTATTTACACCGGATGCAATAATAGCACCGATAAAAAGTCTTCAGGTGATACAACATCTGAGAACAATGATAATTCGCAGACTTCTGGGCTATCTGCTCAGGGTAAAGAGATATTTTATAAAGCATCGACCGAGACAGGTCTGATGTGCGCGGATTGCCACAGTGACGGAAGTAACACAAGTAACACGCTTACCAAATACTTCTCACCCGTAAATGGAGTGCCAAAAAGAACTTCTACATATCATGGCATGATTACCAGAGAAGAAGTGAAAAAAACTGCCGGTGGGTCGACAATCTGCTGGGAACGCTACCTTGGATATAAAGATGAACTTACTCCCGATCAGATCAATGCGCTGAATGCATATTTTGAAGAGATTGCGACACCTAACGACCCAACAGAAGAAGTTTATGAAACTATTGCTTTGCCTGATCGCGATAAGGATAAATTCAAACTCCAGCGCGACGAGATAGTTAAACTAAAAGGTGATGCCGAACATGGGCAGACTCTTTTCAAGGATGCATGTTCACATTGCCATAGCAAAGATAGTCCGGTGAAAGACGTACCGCACCTTAATGAATATGAAGGGGATGTTCGAGGGATCGCGTTCAATGTTAGATTGGGACATGATGTAATGCCATTCTTTAAGGAGGGGCAAATTACAAATCAGGATATTGCAGACATCTCTGAATTTATAATGACAAAAGTAGTACAGCCTCAAAAATAA
- a CDS encoding 16S rRNA (uracil(1498)-N(3))-methyltransferase — MEYYYTPKKNIDISGKSLFIDGDFEYRHLAKVLRKKPGDSIDVTDGELNIYRCEITDISKEQIRCNIKQIETDLYEPDKRIHLYIAPLKNLDRYEFAVEKAVELGVYSVTPVITERTINKSIFNETKLNRLHRISISAMGQSQRCFLPKINNIIKFDDLLDSTMSNKNRIVMYEFSEKDAKFVYDDSSRDVFLLIGPEGGFSEVEVDRLKNSGWQAGSLGERKLRAETAAVVAVFEILNCN, encoded by the coding sequence ATGGAATATTATTATACTCCAAAAAAGAATATAGATATTTCAGGAAAATCTCTTTTTATTGACGGGGATTTTGAATACCGCCATCTTGCAAAAGTTCTTCGTAAAAAGCCGGGTGATAGTATTGATGTGACGGATGGTGAGCTGAATATTTACAGGTGTGAAATTACAGATATTTCAAAAGAGCAAATTCGATGCAATATTAAACAAATTGAGACCGATCTGTACGAACCGGATAAGAGGATTCATTTATATATAGCACCCTTAAAAAATCTTGACCGGTATGAATTTGCAGTTGAAAAAGCCGTCGAATTGGGCGTTTATTCGGTCACACCTGTTATTACAGAGCGAACGATAAATAAATCAATATTTAACGAAACAAAATTGAATAGACTGCATAGAATTAGTATCTCGGCTATGGGGCAGTCTCAAAGATGTTTTTTACCTAAAATCAATAATATCATTAAGTTCGATGATTTATTGGATAGCACAATGAGCAACAAAAACAGAATAGTTATGTATGAATTTTCCGAAAAAGACGCTAAATTTGTATATGACGATTCTTCCAGGGATGTATTTCTGCTGATAGGACCTGAGGGCGGGTTTAGTGAAGTTGAAGTAGATCGCCTCAAAAATTCCGGGTGGCAGGCCGGATCCCTTGGGGAAAGAAAGCTCAGGGCAGAGACCGCCGCAGTCGTTGCCGTTTTTGAAATCCTTAATTGCAACTAA